The genomic interval AATAACCCCCCGATCAGGAAGGAAATTGTCTGAAATCTGTACATAAAATCATTAGCATTTATCATATTAATCTCCTCTTTCTTTGAAAGATACTTACACCTGTATAAATACTTTTTCCAGATTAGTAGTTAATTTTATATATTATTAACTAATCAGTAGATTACCGCTTGCCGTCATGAAATTATTAGATGATATTTATGTCTGCAAGCGAGGCAAAAAAATGTGGGATAAAATACGGTTCATAAAAAATAGAAGGAGGAAAATAATGGTATTGAGAGGAAAAATTTCAACATACGTTATTATCTCAACGATGTTGTTATTGTTATTGATAGGGCCAGCAATGGGCGTTACGGCTGAAGAGAATGCAGACGCAATAGCGTCGGTTCAGGAAAGCCTGACCTTTGTCTGGCTGTTGTTATGCGGTGGTCTTGTGTTCTTCATGCATGCGGGTTTCTCGCTGGTAGAGGCCGGTCTTACCAGGACCAAGAACACTGCGAACATACTGATGAAGAACATGATGACGATCTGTCTGGGCATACTGGTATACTGGGCTGTCGGATGGGGAGTCATGTATGGAGATTCCATAGCAGGAATTCTGGGTGGATCCCAGTTCTTCCTGGCAGGAGCCGATAATGCACTCTGGAACGGCTGGTTCTTCCAGATGGTATTTGCGGCCACTGGTGCCACAATCGTATCAGGTGCCATGGCAGAGAGGACAAGTTTCAGAGCTTACATAATATTTACCATTGTTCTGGTAGCCCTCATATATCCTGTCTACGGACACTGGGTATGGAGCGGCGCTGACTTTGCACTGCTTACTGGTGCAGAAAGTCCTATCGTTAAATTAGCAGGAGCTGCACATCATGACTTTGCAGGTTCAGGTGTGGTCCACAGTATTGGTGGATATGCAGCCCTTGCCGGTGTAATTGTAGTAGGTCCAAGACTGGGCAAGTTCAAGGACGGTGTGGCACAGGCCATTCCAGGTCACAACCTGACAATGGCTTTCTTAGGTACGCTCATCTTGATGTTAGGTTGGCTAGGTTTCAATGGCGGCAGTACCCTTGACGGTAATGATGCCTTCATGAACCTGGTCGTGGTCAACACCTTCCTGGCAGCAGCTGCAGGAGCTGTAACGGCCATGGTAATCACCTGGATCAAGAACGGCAAACCAGATCCATCATTGACAGGCAATGGTGTACTGGCAGGCCTGGTATCCATTACCGCACCCTGCGGTTCAGTTGAGAACTGGGCAGCCATCGTAATAGGACTCATCGGTGGCCTGATCATGGTCGCGGGTGTGTTCTTTAATGAGAACAGATTGAAGGTCGACGATCCTGTAGGTGCCATAGCAGTACACGGGTACTGTGGATCCTGGGGTCTGCTCTCAGTAGGCATATTCAGTGTGGGGATTGGAAACGGCATCCTGGCTGATGCAGCTTATGCAGCAGATGCTCCAGGACTGATCTACGGCTATAGTGCACAGTTTATTGCACAATTAGCAGGCGTGATCATGAGCTTTATCTGGGCATTCGGAGTAGCCTTTATAGTGTTCAAGCTCCTGGACGCCATTCTTGGTTTGAGAGTCTCGGAAGCTCATGAGATACAGGGTCTGGATCTGGCAGAACACGGCGTGAACGCCTATCCGGAATATATAATCGATTAGAGGTGTGAAACATGAAGAAGATCGAAGCAATTATCAGACATAATAAGTTAGATGATGTAAAAATCGCACTGGACGAAGCAGGATATGCAAGCATGACCGTAACCGAGGTTAAAGGTCGGGGACGCCAGAAAGGTATGGTCCAGCAATGGCGCGGAAGAGAATACTGCGTCGACCTGCTGCCAAAGGTCAAGATTGAGATCGTGGTTCCTGATGAGCATCTGGATAAAGTGCTGGATATCATCAAGATTTCAGCATCCACAGATAATATTGGAGATGGCAAGATATTTGTTATTCCTATTGAATCTGCTATGCGTATCAGAACAGGAGAAACAGACGGGGACGCTATTTAAGCGTCCTTTTTATTTTTTTATTTTCAATCCAATGATCTCAGGATTTAGATTTACTATTGAAGAGCTGTCAGGCTCCTTAGCTGATATGGGCAGCATGGTCCCATTTATTTTGGGTGCTGTGTTAATAGCAGATTTCCAGCTGGCACCTGTGCTCTTGATGTTCGCTCTTGCCCACATTGTTACCGGACTGTTCTACAAAATACCCATGTCAGTCCAGCCTATGAAGGCCATTGGAGCACTGGTGATAGCAGGCAGTCTGACCCATGGGCAGGCTGTAGGTGCAGGAGTTGTGGTTGGCATATTCTTCCTGATCATGGCCTTAAGTGGCACCATCTCACGAATAGCAGGTTCGATGCCAAAGAGTATTATAAGGGGAACACAGCTTGGAATGGCACTGATAATTGCTATTAAAGCTGTTGATATAATCCAGCTTAATCCAGTGTCAGGAGCTGTAAGCATAATCTTGATCCTGGGATTCTTAATAATCGGCAAAGCCGGTTTCTCTTCCATCACAATACTAAGCCTGGGTTTTTTGTATGGGATGCTCATGCACGGACTGCCCGGTATTGCACCCCATATCGGACTATCAATATATGTGCCCGATCAAAATGAGTTCCTGAATGGAGCATTAATAGGTGCCGTATCCCAGATACCGCTTACTTTTGTGAATGCTATTCTTGGAACATCGTTACTTGTCAGTGACCTGTATTCAAAGGATATCAAACCAGGCAAACTCGCAGTTAGTACAGGGATCATGAATCTGGTCTCGGCGCCATTAGGCGGACTACCCATGTGTCACGGCTCATCAGGGGTTGCAGCCCACTATAAGTTCGGAGCCCGGAGTGGTGGCTCTAATATTATCATGGGACTGGTGCTGATCATCTCTACAATTTTCATATCAGCAGATTTTCTAATGCTTTTACCAGGTGGCATCACAGGTGCCCTGCTGCTTTTTGCCGGATATGAGCTTGGCAATAAATTCAGGGACACAGAATCAATATATTTAACATTGGTAGTTGCAGCAGCATCAGTATTTACCAATATTGGAATCGGTTTCGTGACCGGTGTGGGATTATTCCTGATAATCAAGAAGTTACCTGCAACGCAGATAGGAAGGGGGATAAATTATGTATTTAAGGCAGATGGAAACTGAGGATCTTGCCATCCTGCTTGAAATGGCACATGTGGAGGGCTGGTCCTCTGAGATGCTGGAATTTGAATTACACACTCAATTAAATCCAGACGGATGTTTCACATGTATTGAAGATAATAACGTGGTGGGTGGTGTAATGACATTTACCTACCCAGGCAGCGGATGGATCGGCAATCTTGTAGTGGATCGGAAATACAGGCTTAAAGGTTTTGGGAAA from Methanosarcinales archaeon carries:
- a CDS encoding ammonium transporter; its protein translation is MVLRGKISTYVIISTMLLLLLIGPAMGVTAEENADAIASVQESLTFVWLLLCGGLVFFMHAGFSLVEAGLTRTKNTANILMKNMMTICLGILVYWAVGWGVMYGDSIAGILGGSQFFLAGADNALWNGWFFQMVFAATGATIVSGAMAERTSFRAYIIFTIVLVALIYPVYGHWVWSGADFALLTGAESPIVKLAGAAHHDFAGSGVVHSIGGYAALAGVIVVGPRLGKFKDGVAQAIPGHNLTMAFLGTLILMLGWLGFNGGSTLDGNDAFMNLVVVNTFLAAAAGAVTAMVITWIKNGKPDPSLTGNGVLAGLVSITAPCGSVENWAAIVIGLIGGLIMVAGVFFNENRLKVDDPVGAIAVHGYCGSWGLLSVGIFSVGIGNGILADAAYAADAPGLIYGYSAQFIAQLAGVIMSFIWAFGVAFIVFKLLDAILGLRVSEAHEIQGLDLAEHGVNAYPEYIID
- a CDS encoding P-II family nitrogen regulator, which encodes MKKIEAIIRHNKLDDVKIALDEAGYASMTVTEVKGRGRQKGMVQQWRGREYCVDLLPKVKIEIVVPDEHLDKVLDIIKISASTDNIGDGKIFVIPIESAMRIRTGETDGDAI
- a CDS encoding putative sulfate/molybdate transporter translates to MISGFRFTIEELSGSLADMGSMVPFILGAVLIADFQLAPVLLMFALAHIVTGLFYKIPMSVQPMKAIGALVIAGSLTHGQAVGAGVVVGIFFLIMALSGTISRIAGSMPKSIIRGTQLGMALIIAIKAVDIIQLNPVSGAVSIILILGFLIIGKAGFSSITILSLGFLYGMLMHGLPGIAPHIGLSIYVPDQNEFLNGALIGAVSQIPLTFVNAILGTSLLVSDLYSKDIKPGKLAVSTGIMNLVSAPLGGLPMCHGSSGVAAHYKFGARSGGSNIIMGLVLIISTIFISADFLMLLPGGITGALLLFAGYELGNKFRDTESIYLTLVVAAASVFTNIGIGFVTGVGLFLIIKKLPATQIGRGINYVFKADGN